The Flavivirga eckloniae genomic interval TTGGGAAGAATTGTATCCATTGCCGTAGAGCCTACTCAACAGGATATAATATATGCAGGATCGCCAGGTGGTGGTATTTGGAAATCAACCGATGCTGGTAAAAACTGGCAACCTTTAGGAGATTCTATGACTAATATGTCTATTTGGGCTATTGCTATAGACCCTAATAACACAAATACAGTATTCTTAGGGAATTCGGCAGGTCAAATTATGAAATCGACAAATGGTGGTGATTCCTGGTCTGTAATACGCAGTGTTAATGGTACGCCAAGAAGCATTTTAATAAGCCCTAACAGTGAAACGATATTTGTAGGAACCACAAGAGCGCTTTACAGATCCCAAAACGGAGGTGGTAGTTTTAGTCGAGTATTAAATGATGGAGCAGAAGATGTAGCATTTAAGCCTGGTAGTACAAATACAGTTTATGCTTGTGGTGATAGTTTTTACCGTTCAACCAACGGAGGTAGTTCTTTTAATAGAATTACTAGAGGTATAGCTAGAACCGAACGTATGAAAATGGCTGTTACACCAGCAAATCCAGATGCCGTTTATCTGGTGCAAAAATACGAGAGTAGTTTTGGTTATTTGTACCGCTCGCTCAACGGAGGGCAAAGCTTTACTGTAAGAGCGGACTATAGTACTGTATCTACTAACGAGGTATATTTTACTCAAGCCTCTAGAGATATGGCTATTGCAGTATCAGATACCAATGCTGATGAAGTGCATGTAGGAGGTATGAATTATTCCCGTTCCTTAGATGGCGGTGTAAGCTTTACCACATTGGCAGGATGGAACACCCCTAACGATCGTTCTTATGTTCATGCAGATATAGAAGTGTTACAGTACATTAACGGAAGCATTTATGTAGGATCTGATGGCGGTATTTTTAGAAGTACTAACAGAGGGAACAATGTTACCGACCTTACTCAAAATGGTCTGGCGGTAAGACAGTACTATCGTATAGGAGGTGCAGCCACAGATGCTAATATGATTGTAGGAGGCGCACAAGATAATGGTACCAACATTATGAATGGTACAAGTCGTCAGTTTAAAGAATGGTTGGGTGCCGATGGTATGGAGTGTTTTATAGATCATAAAAACAAAAATGTGGTTTATGGCACAACACAAAACGGAAAACTTTACAAAAGCAACGATGGCGGAAATAGTATAGGTAGTATTAACAAGCCAGGTAACTTTAGTGGAGAATGGGTAACTCCTTTTATGGGAGACCCAGTTAATAATAGAACGATCTATGTAGGGTATAGTAACCTATATCGTAGCAGAAATGGAGGAAGTAGTTGGAGTAATATTACTTCCAGAATTAATGTTGGAGGTAGATTAGATGAAATGGCAGTAGCTGCTTCAAATAACAATTATATCTATATAGCTGAAGATGATCGTGTATGGCGTACTAAAAATGGTCAGGCTGATAGTCCACAGTGGACAGAAGTTAGCAATTTTAGAGGACGTGTTAATTTTATTACCGTAGACCCTAATGATCCAGAACGTGTAGCTATTGCAACTTCAGGTTCGAGAGTATACGAATCTACCAATGCGGGTAATACATGGACGAACATAAGAGGCGAATTACCTAATATATCGGCGCAATGTTTAGTTTATGATGATACCGAGGCTAACGGATTATACCTGGGGATGCAATCTGGGGTATATTATACCAATAACAATCTAGATAAATGGGTATCTTTTTCTAAGAACCTTCCAGGAGTACAAACTACCGATCTTGAAATTCATTATGCTACTAGAAAGTTACGTGTAGCCACTTACGGTAGAGGTATTTGGGAATCTGATTTATATGAAGAAGATGGTACGGGTACTACAATTACACCACCGAGTGATTTAGTAGCAACAGTAGATGGTAAAAATGTAACACTTACCTGGAAAGACAATTCTGATAATGAAAAAGGATTTGCTATTCAAAGAAGTTCTGGAGGTGCATACGAGCGTATTGGTTATGTGGATTCTGAGACTACTTACACAGATGAAAACCTGGCAAACGGAACCCATTCATACCGTGTGAGAGCATATGATGATTCAGAATATTCAGATTTTTCCAATATCGTAGAAGTAAAAATAGGAGATATTGTTACGCCTCCAGATGTTTCCGAAGATTGTATAGGATGTAAGGTATACCGAACAAATAGTGAAGAATTGAAAAATGAAAAACAAGGCAAAGAAAACGCAGCGGACGGCGATTTAAATACCTATTGGCATACACAATGGTATGATGGTAGCCCGAGTCATCCCCACTATATCAATATAGATTTTGGTAAGATGAAGGACCTAGTAGGGTTTTCATATACAGGAAGACAGGAAGGCACAACAGGTATGATAAAAGATTATGAGTTTATGGGATGGGATGGTAATAACTGGAAGCAATTATCGGCAGGAACATTCCAAAAATCAACCCTTAAACAAACTGTTGAGTTTGATAAATTCCGTTGTCGCTATGTTAAATTCCGTGCCTTGTCTGAAGTAGACGGGAAAAAATGGGCTTCTGTAGCAGAATTAGTAGTACGATACATTCCGGAAGAAAATGCGCCATCGCTAGAAGAACCTGCTGCCATTGAAGAAATAACCCCAGAGGTAGATCTAAATGATTTTAGTGGTATGAGAGTCTTTCCTGTTCCGTTTACCAACGAAATAAACATTGCAGGAGTTACTTCTAAAAAAGCTATCCGTTCGGTAAGATTGATTGGAATAGATGGTAAAGTAGAAAAGATAAAAACTTCTACAAAAAGTAATAACATACTTACTATAAGCACTGGTAATTTATCTAGTGGATTCTATATGCTTTCTTTTGAAGAAGAAGGAAAAACAAAAACAATAAAAGTGTATAAAAAATAAATAAAAGTAAAAGGGTTGAGGGTTTGCAAAATTGTTTGAATGTAGGGCATTGCATAAGAACAAGCAAGCGTTCAGCCCATAATATATTCAAGATATATACCTTAATGAAAAACCGATTCTAGATGGTTTTGGGAAGAACTTAAATTTCATTAAGGTAGTCTTGAATTTTTTGTAGTTAAAAGCAGCTAAAAAACCCGATTAACCCAATATAGGTTAATCGGGTTTTTGTTTTTTATCACAATAAATTCACATTAAGTAATTATTTTAACGTGATTTTTTAGTTTTTGATTTTCAGTTAGTTGCATAAAAAACATCCCTAAAGTCCCCTCAAGGGCAATGACGTTTAGTTAAGGAAATTTATGTCTGTTCGAGCGCAGTCGAGAACTTTTTAGCATCAATGAATAAAGAGGTTTCGACTTTAGCCTGTCTTGAGCGTAGACGAAAGGCCCAACCTGACATTGAGAACTTAAAAACTCTTAACTAAATGACATTACCCTCTAGGGAGGATTAAGGAAGGGGTGTTTAAATACAAAATATTTTATAAGTTTAACAATCAGTACTTTACAATGAAGTTAAATCGACTCACGTTATTTTAAAAAAATAATTAAAAAAAGGCTTGACTCTTACCTTACGTTATAGCTTTTCTTTGTGGCATATTTAATTATTTATTAAATGAAAAAGTATTCAGTAAAGGAATTATCGAAGTTAGCAGGAGTGAGTATACGCACATTGCATTACTACGATAAAATAGGTCTGCTAAAACCAGCGATCCGTACCGAGGCCAAGTACAGATTGTACGGAGAATATGAATTGCTAAAACTACAACAGATTCTTTTTTACAAGGAGCTTGACTTTTCCCTAAAGTATATCGTTGATGTTTTTAGCGATCCTGATTTTGACTTAATCGAGGCACTCGATAGTCACAAAAAATCCCTACTGGTTAAGCAAAAGAGAATTACTACTATGTTGGATACTATCGAGAAAACGATGTTAAATTTAAAAAAGAAAAAAATGATTACAGATAACGAATTGTACCAAGGTTTTTCAAAGAACGAAGCAAAGAAAATGCGTAATGAAGCAATAGATAAGTTTGGTAAAGATACTATAGAAATAAGTGAAACGTACTTGAAAAAACTGTCAAAAGAACAGTTTGAACAATTAAAGGAAGATTATAAGCAGGTTTTTAAAAACTTATTTAATCTTTCTAAAAACCAACCAGAAAGTGAAACTGTTCAATTGGAAATAGCAAGACATTACTCGTTTACTAGAAAATTTTGGGGTACAGAAGGTTCATCTACATCCCAAGCAAATGCATATAAAGGGCTAGGCGTACTTTATGAAAAAGATGAACGATTTACTATGATGGATGAAAAACCACAACCCGAATTCGCAAAATTTCTTTTAAAAGCAATGACGTATTTTGCAGATACACAGTTGGTTTAGTGATATATTAAACGGAAAGATTAAAATAGTTGTAATATTTTTATTGTGGTTTAGAGTTTGTTTAACCTTTAAAGAGACAATATTTTTTACATTTACCAGTTGTAAAATCTGTAAAAAATGAACTCTTTCACAAACAAATAATGTCAAAAGGGGAAAAAAAGAAAATATTTTCAGTACTATTTGACAGGCACTACAAAAGACTTTTTAACTATTCCTTTAAAGTAGTTGGGCAAAAGGATGTTGCGGAAGAACTTGTACAGGAAACATTTATTAAACTTTGGGAGCATATTGAAAGCATCAGTAATGATAAACGCTCTATAGAATCATACCTTATTAAGGTCTTGAAAAATAAAATTATAGATAATTACAGAAAAAGCCAAACCAAAGAAAAACACATTAATTTGTATAAACTAAACACGGAGTTTATTACAGATATTGATGATAAATGGGAACTACAAAAAACGATAGATACTATCTACGCGTCCTTGCAACCAAAAACTTCAGAAATTTTTAAACTATCCCGGTTTAAAGGACTCACTTATCAAGAAATTGCTTCTTTAAAAAACATATCTGTAAAAACTGTAGAGTCTCATATATCAAAAGCGTTGCAGGCTTTTAGAAAACAACTTCAAGATTATTTGTAGGGTATAATTGCTTAAAAATGTTCTATATACAAATATTAATAAAGGAGTAGTTAAGCACTGTAGGTTTAACGTAATTAAGTAAACGTCTTCTTAAATCATTTCGAAAAATACTAAAACTTAGATTTTAATGTAGCGTTTATAACAAAAACTACGTATTAGCTAAAAATTAAAAAAAGAATACCATATGAAAATTAAAAATGACCACTATTTGACTAAAATCTCCATGATTACTTTATTTGTATTTACCCTAACCTTCTTTGCTTCCTTAATTAGTTGTGATAAAGAGGAAGATGATCCACAAGGAAAAATGGGGGTTAAGGGTATTTACAAGATAACCGAAAACATTTACACATTATATGCTGATAATGAGAAGTTTATTGAGGCAAATGATAAAAGAGGTCAAGCAGATTTCTGTCAGGTTAAAACAGAAATTCATAAAGTTAAACGAGTAAACAATATACTTACCATTGAGATTTATAGACCAAAAAACTGTAATGTAAAATATGAGATTATTTGGGATGGAGCTATTATGGAGTCTCACCCAAGTCAAGCATATTTATATGTTCACGCAATAGCTGAAAATTGCAATGATTTAAAAGAAAAAGAGCTTGATATTTTAATAATAGATTTAGAAAAAACAATAAAAGACATTGAC includes:
- a CDS encoding discoidin domain-containing protein translates to MMINLKLNLAKKTRLTLITVLLVSVCYYQSHGQELYELMQEENVKVKKIERQGNRYYKNREKGKGSGYKLYRRNLYWAKRNADVKGRVISDAQVVKECESFKKLNKANSSPTAKNIEKSSSGWKELGPFSWTRTRSWNPGLGRIVSIAVEPTQQDIIYAGSPGGGIWKSTDAGKNWQPLGDSMTNMSIWAIAIDPNNTNTVFLGNSAGQIMKSTNGGDSWSVIRSVNGTPRSILISPNSETIFVGTTRALYRSQNGGGSFSRVLNDGAEDVAFKPGSTNTVYACGDSFYRSTNGGSSFNRITRGIARTERMKMAVTPANPDAVYLVQKYESSFGYLYRSLNGGQSFTVRADYSTVSTNEVYFTQASRDMAIAVSDTNADEVHVGGMNYSRSLDGGVSFTTLAGWNTPNDRSYVHADIEVLQYINGSIYVGSDGGIFRSTNRGNNVTDLTQNGLAVRQYYRIGGAATDANMIVGGAQDNGTNIMNGTSRQFKEWLGADGMECFIDHKNKNVVYGTTQNGKLYKSNDGGNSIGSINKPGNFSGEWVTPFMGDPVNNRTIYVGYSNLYRSRNGGSSWSNITSRINVGGRLDEMAVAASNNNYIYIAEDDRVWRTKNGQADSPQWTEVSNFRGRVNFITVDPNDPERVAIATSGSRVYESTNAGNTWTNIRGELPNISAQCLVYDDTEANGLYLGMQSGVYYTNNNLDKWVSFSKNLPGVQTTDLEIHYATRKLRVATYGRGIWESDLYEEDGTGTTITPPSDLVATVDGKNVTLTWKDNSDNEKGFAIQRSSGGAYERIGYVDSETTYTDENLANGTHSYRVRAYDDSEYSDFSNIVEVKIGDIVTPPDVSEDCIGCKVYRTNSEELKNEKQGKENAADGDLNTYWHTQWYDGSPSHPHYINIDFGKMKDLVGFSYTGRQEGTTGMIKDYEFMGWDGNNWKQLSAGTFQKSTLKQTVEFDKFRCRYVKFRALSEVDGKKWASVAELVVRYIPEENAPSLEEPAAIEEITPEVDLNDFSGMRVFPVPFTNEINIAGVTSKKAIRSVRLIGIDGKVEKIKTSTKSNNILTISTGNLSSGFYMLSFEEEGKTKTIKVYKK
- a CDS encoding MerR family transcriptional regulator, producing MKKYSVKELSKLAGVSIRTLHYYDKIGLLKPAIRTEAKYRLYGEYELLKLQQILFYKELDFSLKYIVDVFSDPDFDLIEALDSHKKSLLVKQKRITTMLDTIEKTMLNLKKKKMITDNELYQGFSKNEAKKMRNEAIDKFGKDTIEISETYLKKLSKEQFEQLKEDYKQVFKNLFNLSKNQPESETVQLEIARHYSFTRKFWGTEGSSTSQANAYKGLGVLYEKDERFTMMDEKPQPEFAKFLLKAMTYFADTQLV
- a CDS encoding RNA polymerase sigma factor, coding for MSKGEKKKIFSVLFDRHYKRLFNYSFKVVGQKDVAEELVQETFIKLWEHIESISNDKRSIESYLIKVLKNKIIDNYRKSQTKEKHINLYKLNTEFITDIDDKWELQKTIDTIYASLQPKTSEIFKLSRFKGLTYQEIASLKNISVKTVESHISKALQAFRKQLQDYL